In one Lolium rigidum isolate FL_2022 chromosome 3, APGP_CSIRO_Lrig_0.1, whole genome shotgun sequence genomic region, the following are encoded:
- the LOC124697709 gene encoding uncharacterized protein LOC124697709 translates to MAAAAAYREWPLLPDDITRDIFARIQPEDPLYFFRVSHLCKDWRRALSDPDFAHRLHQRNLAPLLFGFLHDRDHDEDLPTFFRTLASPFSPKDVPDRRDWRVLDYRHGRALFISKRDGELGRNDLLIWDPVTGLQRRVPVAPQASRSCLPGAAVVCAAPGCNHHHRCNGGEFQVALVFSDIPVDDDDEDEPQIKGFLYSSQSDTWAAVATFYGLSEFFGERPSVLLGKSLYFLSDGLVLLEFDMSANTLSEIALPDMGEDFCETESSLILVHDQNGGIGIVEATDGYICMWSRDTSDDGDVSWSITWTFDHYDLDGTIGIDGQSLLGFVEGSSVIFVATSEGTFTFDLTSGLAKMVAEEKNFKFVLPVVNLCAPLNGLQQIQVEQLHEQPMPNEEDKCERGIKVAEDALQVAEQLFIKGWNDVEYRDFNSAVQCLKDCLEIRTGHYGKFAPECASTYYRYGCALLYKAQEMTNLDDDQEGYLSLSGEMLDIARSIVEKNPESTIGIAEIVNALTEVLIQREKKGATLTKSTEAKTESIKRAHVKETSPETPRKRHQKAADSVAVDRSFDDSGMHSPTQSDY, encoded by the exons cagcggcggcgtacCGGGAGTGGCCGCTCCTCCCCGACGACATCACCCGGGACATCTTCGCCCGCATCCAGCCAGAAGACCCTCTCTACTTCTTCCGGGTGAGCCACCTCTGCAAGGACTGGCGCCGCGCCCTCTCCGACCCGGATTTCGCCCACCGCCTCCACCAGCGCAACTTGGCTCCTCTACTCTTCGGCTTTCTCCATGACCGCGACCACGACGAGGACCTCCCAACCTTCTTCCGCACGCTCGCCTCGCCCTTCTCCCCCAAGGACGTCCCCGATCGCCGCGACTGGAGGGTGCTGGATTACAGGCACGGTCGTGCCCTCTTCATCTCAAAGCGCGACGGCGAGCTGGGGCGGAATGACCTTCTTATCTGGGATCCCGTCACAGGTCTTCAGCGCCGCGTGCCGGTGGCCCCGCAGGCCAGCCGCAGCTGCTTGCCGGGCGCGGCCGTGGTCTGCGCGGCGCCTGGCTGCAACCATCACCACCGATGCAACGGGGGCGAATTTCAAGTGGCGCTGGTGTTCTCTGATATCCCggtcgacgacgatgatgaagatgaaccaCAAATTAAAGGTTTCCTCTATTCATCTCAGTCAGATACATGGGCCGCGGTGGCTACATTCTATGGCCTTTCAGAGTTCTTCGGGGAGAGACCCAGCGTGCTGTTAGGGAAATCTCTGTATTTCCTATCAGATGGGCTTGTACTCCTTGAGTTTGATATGTCTGCCAATACACTGTCTGAGATTGCATTGCCCGACATGGGTGAGGACTTTTGTGAGACTGAGAGTAGTCTTATACTTGTGCATGACCAGAATGGAGGAATTGGTATCGTCGAGGCAACAGATGGTTATATATGCATGTGGTCAAGGGATACCAGTGACGATGGCGATGTCAGTTGGTCTATTACCTGGACATTTGATCACTACGATCTCGACGGAACTATTGGAATCGATGGCCAGTCCTTACTTGGATTCGTTGAAGGATCCTCTGTCATCTTTGTGGCTACATCGGAAGGCACTTTTACATTTGACCTGACCTCAGGGCTGGCTAAAATGGTTGCCGAggaaaaaaatttcaaatttgtgcTACCTGTTGTTAACTTGTGTGCCCCACTCAATGGGCTCCAACAGATTCAAGTTGAACAACTTCATGAGCAGCCCATGCCTAATGAGGAGGACAAATGTGAGCGGGGAATCAAGGTTGCGGAGGATGCTCTACAAGTGGCTGAGCAACTTTTTATCAAGGGCTGGAATGACGTGGAGTACAGGGACTTCAATAGCGCTGTTCAGTGTCTCAAGGACTGCCTTGAGATCAG GACTGGGCATTATGGAAAGTTTGCTCCAGAATGTGCTAGCACGTATTACAGATACGGATGCGCTTTACTGTACAAAGCCCAGGAGATGACAAACCTTGATG ATGACCAAGAAGGATATTTGAGCCTGTCCGGTGAAATGCTCGACATTGCAAGATCGATAGTGGAGAAGAATCCAGAAAGCACTATAGGGATTGCTGAGATCGTCAATGCCCTGACTGAAGTCTTAATTCAAAGGG AGAAGAAAGGGGCAACGCTAACAAAGTCTACCGAAGCAAAAACAGAAAGCATCAAACGAGCCCACGTCAAGGAGACATCTCCTGAAACTCCCCGGAAAAGACATCAGAAG GCTGCGGATTCTGTTGCTGTGGATAGATCATTTGATGATTCAGGGATGCACTCACCAACACAATCTGACTACTGA